The following are encoded in a window of Psilocybe cubensis strain MGC-MH-2018 chromosome 4, whole genome shotgun sequence genomic DNA:
- a CDS encoding Accumulation of dyads protein 2: MSTEKHDIEQVSMSNAPAPMMRPSRIANAGPAGIFSFASTTFMLSMYNVNTRGVHTPNVVVGMAAFTGGLLQFMAGMWEFPRGNVFGATAFSSYGCFWMSYALIFIPGSGILSAYSSPQELGNAIGVYLITWMMVTILFTIVVLRRNVSFVVLLSILSLAFALLAAGSFTGKANITKAGGIVGIIVALIAYYIGLSEMLEAERRPVMRLPRGVYD, from the exons ATGTCCACAGAGAAACACGACATCGAGCAGGTTAGCATGTCCAATGCGCCCGCACCCATGATGCGCCCGTCGCGCATAGCAAACGCAGGCCCCGC TGGCATATTCTCATTTGCATCGACGACGTTCATGCTCTCCATGTACAACGTGAACACGCGCGGGGTGCACACGCCcaacgtcgtcgtcggcatGGCAGCCTTCACGGGCGGCCTGCTCCAGTTCATGGCAGGCATGTGGGAGTTTCCCAGAGGAAACGTCTTCGGAGCTACAG CATTCTCATCATACGGCTGCTTCTGGATGTCCTACGCTCTCATCTTTATCCCAGGCTCCGGCATTCTCAGCGCCTACAGCAGTCCACAAGAACTCGGCAATGCAATCGGTGTTTACCTCATCACCTGGATGATGGTCACCATCCTTTTCAC aATTGTCGTTCTTCGCCGGAACGTGTCCTTTGTGGTTCTTTTATCGATTCTGTCGCTCGCCTTTGCTCTTCTTGCGGCTGGGTCGTTCACCGGTAAAGCAAA CATAACGAAAGCAGGAGGCATCGTGGGCATTATCGTCGCGCTGATTGCTTACTACATCGGATTGAGCGAGATGCTTGAGGCGGAGAGACGACCCGTTATGAGGCTTCCTCGTGGTGTTTACGACTAA